Proteins from a single region of Odocoileus virginianus isolate 20LAN1187 ecotype Illinois unplaced genomic scaffold, Ovbor_1.2 Unplaced_Contig_52, whole genome shotgun sequence:
- the FAM111A gene encoding LOW QUALITY PROTEIN: serine protease FAM111A (The sequence of the model RefSeq protein was modified relative to this genomic sequence to represent the inferred CDS: inserted 3 bases in 3 codons; deleted 3 bases in 2 codons; substituted 2 bases at 2 genomic stop codons): MKARAPAAGNSQVEAEKATDARAPAARNSESQDIKPCVSKQXMADKHPSLERESDQIKKNFGNNLDKTQGEILFEVPKTDFGKLTRNRARAEVHTLLSGLGDSVGHLSRHSGKSVGSATCLVLKGLHISTCRHVIYRTVGEDIESRECARTLGQCVKVIFAYEKAEDENKHCFSVERWFETPDVKLDYPVLKLKRNGXQVPEGLYDGNDPEPDSRRACIVGXLDGEVKYTDACAVIPQISRTRHTXEHIRARAADGCGACTQYIHMHTQRSFQETVPQPDVVTHNTTFYFGSSGFPVFDSEGSLVAVHTAGFTCKYSQGISSIIEFGCTLKSIMYDIKKKHKMWXEGLFLNLLDARKVSVKDEKE, translated from the exons atgaaagccaggGCACCAGCCGCTGGGAATTCTCAGGTCGAGGCTGAAAAAGCCACAGACGCCAGGGCACCAGCTGCTAGAAATTCTGAGTCACAGGACATAAAGCCTTGTGTGTCGAAAC TCATGGCAGACAAACACCCTAGTTTGGAAAGAGAAAGTgatcaaatt aaaaaaaactttGGGAATAACTTGGATAAAACACAGGGGGAAATATTGTTTGAAGTGCCTAAAACAGACTTCGGGAAACTGACCAGAAACCGTGCTCGGGCTGAAGTGCACACACTTCTTTCTGGGCTCGGTGACTCGGTCGGGCACCTTTCACGGCACAGCGGGAAGAGTGTGGGTTCTGCCACTTGCCTTGTTTTGAAAGGGTTGCACATTTCCACTTGTCGCCATGTAATATACCGGACTGTGGGAGAAGACATAGAGTCACGTGAGTGTGCACGTACGCTTGGTCAGTGTGTAAAGGTGATATTTGCTTATGAGAAGGCTGAAGATGAAAATAAGCACTGCTTTTCCGTTGAGCGTTGGTTTGAGACACCTGATGTAAAGCTTGATTACCCAGTTCTGAAACTGAAGAGAAACGGATAGCAAGTACCTGAGGGGTTATACGATGGAAATGATCCTGAACCAGACAGCAGACGGGCGTGTATTGTTG CTCTAGATGGAGAGGTGAAATATACTGATGCCTGTGCTGTGATCCCTCAGATCAGCAGGACGAGACATA TGGAACACATTCGGGCTAGGGCTGCAGACGGGTGTGGGGCTTGTACGCAGTAcatccacatgcacacacaaagaaGCTTCCAGGAGACAGTCCCCCAGCCTGATGTGGTGACCCATAACACCACTTTTTACTTCGGATCTTCCGGCTTCCCAGTGTTTGATTCTGAAGGCTCGTTGGTGGCCGTGCACACTGCAGGCTTCACTTGTAAGTACTCCCAGGGGATTTCCAGCATCATTGAATTCGGCTGTACCCTGAAATCCATTATGtatgatattaag aaaaaacacaaaatgtggtAAGAAGGACTATTTCTAAACCTGCTGGATGCAAGAAAGGTGAGTGTTAAGGATGAAAAAGAGTGA